A part of Halorientalis sp. LT38 genomic DNA contains:
- a CDS encoding CapA family protein produces the protein MEFGVSRRQLLRATGASALVGLAGCGVPNSGSGGAPISGAVTDLQGSPVPDATVEVIGPSGGVDTEARTDEAGRFEVTVEQSVWVRASHPEYLSRVRAVTAGDEPVVRLTPDTGTTVSLGFGGDVMFGRRFYDTGGDGLSERARIDPGSRQKTHRDVLRPIRPLLEHTDIMSINLETPLTTTDWTFPGKTFQFTSHPVAAGVLADSGVDYAALGNNHVFDALTPGLEETRAELDRAGIARSGAGMSSDEAWQPAVFETRGPSVAYVSCTTVVGDQYDRDWSADRSQADSYTLTQNGRSLTVPGDAGVAEATAEKLRAEVTRAASRADVVVVQIHGGQEYQREPTDSVRQLTGVAVGAGADLVVNHHPHVTGGLEIRDGSLIAWSLGNLVFDQVLWETLRSYVLVAHVDSDGLQRVLAEPVLLDGYVPKGTAGAVRNKIARDAAALSTGQLRFGTAGRAGVVTSTPGTTTTERRLGGPETVYERDAGGTIEIADASGTVAVGRDRLYTGSFEEILVDGAQYTAPLWRFRRGPTATGPTVGRETGGLRLTSYRENSRQSILSPVSRIPIEGQSYTLTGWYRSETGSSVELLVPWYSSAGGSSFDGVTVELETTDGDWQQFRYRLVPPDGSSFLNLFALLSPPEDRDSNTITVDDVRLIEWEEPSTDAGRHHEYLYVEDEATVRVDALAGADEIEWTEL, from the coding sequence GTGGAGTTCGGCGTCTCGCGTCGGCAGTTGTTGCGGGCAACGGGTGCCAGCGCGCTGGTCGGCCTGGCCGGGTGCGGCGTTCCGAACTCCGGGAGCGGCGGTGCCCCAATCAGCGGCGCAGTCACCGACCTGCAGGGGAGCCCGGTTCCCGATGCCACCGTCGAAGTCATCGGGCCATCGGGCGGTGTCGATACCGAGGCCCGAACCGACGAGGCGGGTCGGTTCGAGGTCACGGTCGAGCAGTCGGTGTGGGTCCGGGCCAGCCACCCCGAGTACCTGTCTCGGGTACGGGCCGTGACCGCCGGTGACGAGCCCGTCGTCCGTCTCACGCCAGACACGGGAACGACGGTGAGTCTCGGCTTCGGTGGCGACGTGATGTTCGGGCGTCGGTTCTACGACACCGGCGGTGACGGGCTCTCGGAACGAGCGCGTATCGACCCGGGGTCACGGCAGAAAACACATCGAGACGTCCTCCGACCGATCCGACCGCTGTTGGAGCACACCGACATCATGTCGATAAACCTGGAGACGCCTCTGACGACCACGGACTGGACGTTTCCAGGCAAGACGTTCCAGTTCACGAGCCATCCGGTCGCTGCCGGAGTGCTCGCCGATTCGGGGGTCGACTACGCCGCCCTCGGGAACAATCACGTGTTCGATGCGTTGACACCGGGGCTCGAGGAAACACGCGCGGAACTCGATCGTGCGGGAATCGCTCGCTCGGGTGCCGGGATGTCGAGCGACGAAGCGTGGCAGCCGGCGGTATTCGAGACCAGGGGTCCGAGCGTCGCATACGTCTCTTGTACCACGGTCGTTGGAGACCAGTACGACCGGGACTGGTCCGCAGACAGGTCCCAGGCGGACTCGTACACCCTCACACAAAACGGGCGGAGCCTTACGGTTCCCGGGGACGCTGGCGTCGCGGAAGCGACGGCGGAGAAACTCCGCGCCGAGGTCACCCGAGCGGCCAGCAGGGCGGACGTCGTCGTCGTGCAAATCCACGGCGGCCAGGAATACCAGCGTGAGCCAACGGACTCCGTCCGTCAACTTACCGGCGTGGCAGTCGGGGCGGGCGCGGACCTGGTCGTCAACCATCATCCACACGTCACCGGCGGTCTCGAGATACGGGACGGCTCACTGATCGCCTGGTCGCTCGGGAATCTGGTCTTCGATCAGGTCCTCTGGGAGACCCTCCGGTCGTACGTGCTGGTCGCTCACGTCGACAGCGATGGGCTACAGCGAGTCCTCGCCGAGCCAGTGCTCCTCGATGGATACGTGCCAAAGGGCACCGCTGGCGCCGTTCGAAACAAGATCGCCCGCGACGCCGCGGCGTTGTCGACGGGGCAACTCAGATTCGGGACCGCCGGTCGCGCCGGTGTCGTTACGTCGACGCCTGGGACGACGACGACCGAGCGACGGCTCGGCGGTCCGGAGACAGTGTACGAGCGCGACGCCGGCGGCACGATCGAGATCGCCGACGCCTCGGGAACGGTCGCGGTCGGCCGCGACCGATTGTACACCGGGTCGTTCGAGGAGATACTCGTGGACGGTGCCCAGTACACCGCGCCGCTGTGGCGGTTCCGCCGCGGTCCCACGGCCACCGGGCCAACCGTCGGGCGTGAAACCGGCGGTCTCCGGTTGACGAGTTATCGGGAGAACAGCCGTCAGAGTATTCTGTCGCCCGTCAGCCGAATCCCCATCGAAGGCCAGTCGTATACACTGACGGGCTGGTATCGGTCGGAGACGGGTTCGAGTGTGGAGCTCCTCGTGCCGTGGTACTCCAGCGCAGGTGGATCGTCGTTCGACGGAGTCACGGTCGAGCTAGAGACGACGGACGGAGACTGGCAGCAGTTCCGCTACCGGCTCGTCCCGCCCGACGGATCGTCGTTCCTGAACCTGTTCGCCCTCTTGTCGCCCCCGGAAGATCGCGACTCGAATACCATCACAGTCGACGATGTCCGCCTCATCGAGTGGGAGGAACCGTCGACCGACGCGGGGCGACACCACGAGTATCTCTACGTCGAAGACGAAGCGACCGTGCGCGTGGACGCGCTCGCTGGAGCAGACGAAATCGAATGGACCGAACTCTGA
- a CDS encoding YegP family protein: MNSDPVPDADDRLQFEVSPTGSDWQWLLRDDRETLAHSLETYSSVNETLAAIDRLWTVLSSELYEGVAGFETVEQDGTWIWRLVVGERGAGRTLAIGSNQRATTEEATDDINRFRDVAPRAQVRLTHPPEEQLVTDRFEVGRVGRPLRALESIVGRGKRHRKVLKEADIQIAVSGIRGKSSTAKRLDDVFNRRGYDTLTKITGDRPTLIRNGAVVPIERHSPRVTLYENVEFFQRLGPTTYESPAPDVAIVENQAITEYTMRMVNERFLDPDIVVLCNVRRDHTETLGADRQRIARAFGRSIPAGTHVVSGEQHPVIHEYLREEIEKRNGTISQVDVPERHRGLVSAETVYALEAVLERLDEPPLPADRIAGYLERAQPSWSIVSGQRVFNAAKANDIESTEAIRRALVQGGEHVLPFVYLRSDRRGRSASFAEYMNILAERDCIDRVHVGGDHRRAFVDALDVPCESHSPAADPAAVLDELLADGRPILFMGNTVAPFMREMERLLAERTGGSHAVADLDEQALEGGVEVDFESASTDSDTRGRLIHPGPSSTARGRYEVYEDRAGEYRWRLRDEDETIRADSGEGYVRRGGAVSAVGRFSAQSTAVDIEVYEDKSGGYRWRARSSNGRIVADGTRAYDTRAAAERMVERIRPLAANADVVNIGGSSDEGPAADGTGVELDE, from the coding sequence ATGAACAGCGATCCGGTACCGGATGCCGACGACCGACTGCAGTTCGAGGTTTCACCGACGGGCTCCGACTGGCAATGGCTGCTCCGAGACGATCGGGAGACGCTCGCACACAGTCTCGAGACCTATTCGTCCGTCAACGAGACCCTCGCCGCGATCGATCGGCTCTGGACCGTGCTATCGAGTGAGTTGTACGAGGGGGTGGCCGGATTCGAGACCGTCGAACAGGACGGGACGTGGATCTGGCGGCTCGTCGTCGGTGAGCGAGGGGCGGGACGGACGCTCGCCATCGGTTCGAACCAACGAGCGACGACGGAGGAAGCGACAGACGACATCAATCGGTTTCGGGACGTCGCGCCAAGAGCGCAGGTCCGGCTCACGCATCCGCCCGAAGAGCAGCTAGTCACCGACCGATTCGAGGTCGGGCGTGTCGGGCGGCCGCTCCGAGCCCTCGAGTCGATCGTCGGACGTGGCAAGCGCCACCGAAAGGTGCTGAAGGAAGCGGACATACAGATCGCTGTCTCCGGCATTCGGGGGAAGTCATCGACGGCGAAACGGCTCGATGACGTGTTCAACCGACGCGGCTACGATACGCTCACGAAGATCACCGGCGATCGACCGACACTCATCAGGAACGGCGCGGTGGTGCCGATCGAGCGCCACAGTCCACGTGTCACCCTCTACGAGAACGTCGAGTTCTTCCAGCGGCTGGGGCCGACGACCTACGAGAGCCCGGCACCTGACGTCGCTATCGTCGAGAATCAGGCCATCACCGAATACACGATGCGAATGGTCAACGAACGATTCCTCGATCCCGATATCGTCGTTCTCTGCAACGTCCGTCGGGATCACACCGAGACGCTCGGTGCGGACCGCCAGCGAATCGCTCGCGCCTTCGGCCGCTCCATCCCCGCGGGCACACACGTGGTCAGCGGCGAACAACACCCGGTCATCCACGAGTACCTCCGCGAAGAGATCGAAAAGCGAAACGGGACGATCTCACAGGTCGACGTTCCGGAACGCCATCGGGGTCTCGTCAGCGCCGAGACCGTGTACGCACTCGAGGCGGTCCTGGAGCGCCTCGACGAACCGCCCCTGCCCGCCGATCGAATCGCCGGGTACCTCGAGCGCGCCCAGCCGTCGTGGTCGATCGTCAGCGGACAGCGGGTCTTCAACGCCGCCAAGGCCAACGATATCGAAAGCACGGAAGCGATCCGCCGTGCGCTCGTCCAGGGCGGCGAGCACGTCCTGCCGTTCGTCTATCTCCGGTCTGACCGCCGTGGGCGATCCGCGTCGTTCGCGGAGTACATGAACATCCTCGCCGAACGGGACTGTATCGATCGCGTCCACGTCGGCGGCGATCACCGCCGTGCCTTCGTCGACGCACTCGACGTGCCCTGTGAGTCACACTCACCGGCTGCCGATCCGGCGGCAGTTCTGGACGAACTGCTCGCCGACGGTCGCCCGATACTGTTCATGGGGAACACCGTCGCCCCGTTCATGCGGGAAATGGAACGCCTTCTCGCCGAACGAACGGGTGGATCGCACGCCGTCGCCGATCTCGACGAGCAAGCCCTCGAAGGTGGTGTCGAGGTCGATTTCGAATCTGCGAGCACGGACTCGGACACGCGGGGCAGGCTGATCCATCCGGGCCCGAGCAGCACCGCGCGCGGTCGATACGAGGTGTACGAAGACCGGGCCGGCGAGTACCGGTGGCGGTTGCGTGACGAGGACGAAACGATCCGCGCTGATAGCGGTGAAGGCTACGTCCGGCGCGGGGGCGCGGTCAGTGCGGTCGGTCGGTTCAGCGCGCAATCGACCGCGGTCGACATCGAGGTGTACGAGGACAAATCCGGTGGCTACCGCTGGCGAGCGCGCAGCTCGAACGGCCGGATCGTCGCGGACGGGACGCGCGCGTACGACACCCGGGCCGCTGCCGAGCGGATGGTCGAGCGGATCCGACCGCTGGCTGCCAACGCCGACGTCGTCAACATCGGTGGGTCGTCCGACGAGGGGCCCGCCGCGGACGGTACGGGGGTCGAGCTGGACGAATGA
- a CDS encoding poly-gamma-glutamate biosynthesis protein PgsC/CapC: protein MLVAGLLIVLGLLSVATLTQWYGYRLGGAITVSVIAVYTLKNVVMLPIFVLSFAVAYVGLQVLKDRTLIYGRQELLAAIVVGSLVPLGMLYTLTAVADQAFQSILFIGSIIPGLAAFNYHQLKPERRRTDLFVATGLLGALLVLGYLLITPANAARLGGMAPPVLFSQTADVAAFKGAAVSTPPEPSLIKQRLGAVVLLIGMVFAESVRARFGLRVGIVSIALLAVFTLASIWLPVVFALVFAVSYVLIEAINRTTLLYGRVLVGIGTAIAVVLVIPLSVELPVVRGLSALFAGILGGLSAYNFHVTASGHRRTFAALSVAIFVPLLGLALLVGRPQPNAPIQSLTPTAVAVMGVITAISFAVAYWLTPTLPDDESVHAASILSGGDGA, encoded by the coding sequence ATGCTCGTTGCTGGATTGTTAATCGTTCTCGGCCTCCTGTCTGTCGCAACGCTCACGCAGTGGTACGGATACCGGCTCGGGGGGGCCATCACGGTGAGCGTCATCGCCGTCTATACCCTGAAAAACGTGGTGATGCTCCCGATCTTCGTTTTGAGTTTCGCCGTCGCGTATGTGGGGTTACAGGTCCTCAAAGATCGAACGCTCATCTACGGGCGCCAGGAACTCCTGGCAGCAATCGTCGTCGGATCGCTCGTCCCCCTCGGCATGTTGTACACACTGACGGCTGTCGCCGATCAGGCGTTCCAGTCGATCCTCTTCATCGGGAGTATCATACCGGGACTGGCGGCGTTCAATTACCACCAGCTCAAACCAGAGCGCCGTCGTACAGACCTGTTCGTCGCCACGGGGCTTCTCGGAGCACTCCTGGTGCTCGGCTATTTGCTCATCACTCCCGCAAACGCTGCCCGCCTCGGCGGAATGGCACCACCGGTGCTGTTCTCTCAGACCGCGGACGTGGCGGCCTTCAAGGGGGCGGCGGTTTCAACGCCACCCGAACCGTCACTCATCAAACAGCGACTCGGTGCGGTCGTGCTGCTCATCGGGATGGTCTTCGCCGAATCGGTGAGGGCTCGGTTCGGCCTTCGCGTCGGGATCGTTTCGATCGCGCTGCTCGCCGTCTTTACGCTCGCCAGTATCTGGTTGCCCGTCGTGTTCGCGCTCGTCTTCGCCGTTAGCTACGTGCTCATCGAAGCGATCAACCGGACCACGCTCCTGTACGGCCGGGTGTTAGTGGGCATCGGGACCGCGATCGCGGTGGTGCTGGTGATCCCCCTCTCGGTGGAACTTCCGGTCGTTCGCGGCCTCTCGGCTCTATTCGCCGGCATCCTGGGCGGGCTCAGCGCGTACAACTTCCACGTAACGGCGAGCGGCCATCGGCGAACGTTCGCGGCCCTCTCGGTCGCTATCTTCGTCCCGCTGCTGGGACTGGCCCTGCTGGTCGGCCGGCCACAACCGAACGCACCGATCCAGTCGCTCACTCCCACGGCGGTCGCCGTGATGGGTGTCATCACGGCGATTTCGTTCGCGGTGGCGTACTGGCTCACGCCGACACTCCCCGACGACGAGTCGGTCCACGCTGCGTCCATCCTCAGTGGAGGTGACGGTGCATGA
- a CDS encoding tyrosine-type recombinase/integrase produces MAERARSTPLAQTFERYLQDKGKGRGGDGGNYRRNAARELARFAEWAAGDRGGDDWSGIEAADQPTFADLDERVFRAYARHLAGDRGLKENTVQTYYAYVSAWCGWCVNEGYLAAHYAQRASATAPLPEDDGRKPGDQQAWTTEQRHAITRHVDDRAREAIEAFTTLPADGDPREKQRARYNALKAARDRALVVVLAYTAVRVGELLRDPDDPRRRGVRWGELDLDDGSMDVYRKKQRWDAASLPDPVIGPLRSYRRLLDPPSDRWPVFPTFDRRTLADRLQTAFADRGLTSDEIENRREGAVRDLLLAIEADVRPPSLTTDGARSVLQRLTAAADVDVAHPKHDYLAPHGGRRGMGEVLVRAFGYTVAARYLDNSEEMVRERYSHIEAGELGDVATEALEEID; encoded by the coding sequence ATGGCTGAGCGCGCGCGGTCGACGCCGCTGGCCCAGACCTTCGAGCGCTACCTCCAGGACAAGGGGAAGGGACGGGGCGGCGACGGCGGGAACTACCGCCGGAACGCGGCCCGTGAACTGGCGCGATTCGCCGAGTGGGCCGCCGGTGACCGGGGCGGAGACGACTGGTCCGGGATCGAGGCCGCCGACCAACCGACGTTCGCTGACCTCGACGAGCGAGTCTTCCGGGCGTACGCCCGCCACCTCGCCGGCGACCGCGGCCTCAAGGAGAACACGGTGCAGACGTACTACGCTTACGTCTCGGCGTGGTGTGGGTGGTGCGTCAACGAGGGCTATCTGGCGGCCCACTACGCCCAGCGGGCGAGCGCGACGGCGCCGCTACCCGAGGACGACGGGCGCAAGCCCGGCGATCAGCAGGCCTGGACCACCGAGCAGCGCCACGCGATCACCCGGCACGTCGACGACCGCGCCCGGGAAGCCATCGAGGCGTTCACGACGCTTCCGGCGGACGGCGACCCCCGAGAGAAGCAGCGAGCGCGGTACAACGCGCTGAAAGCCGCGCGCGATCGTGCCCTGGTCGTCGTCCTCGCCTACACCGCCGTCCGGGTCGGCGAACTGCTGCGGGACCCGGACGATCCCCGCCGGCGGGGCGTCCGGTGGGGCGAGCTCGACCTCGACGACGGGAGCATGGACGTCTACCGGAAGAAACAGCGGTGGGACGCCGCCAGCCTCCCAGACCCGGTGATCGGGCCGCTCCGGAGCTATCGCCGACTGCTGGACCCGCCGTCAGACAGATGGCCGGTGTTCCCAACCTTCGACCGACGGACGCTCGCAGACCGTTTGCAGACGGCGTTCGCGGACCGCGGACTGACGTCCGACGAGATCGAAAATCGGCGCGAGGGAGCCGTTCGCGACCTTCTGCTGGCGATCGAGGCGGACGTCCGGCCACCCTCGCTGACCACGGACGGGGCGCGATCCGTCCTGCAACGCCTCACGGCGGCCGCCGACGTCGACGTGGCGCACCCGAAGCACGACTACCTCGCCCCGCACGGCGGCCGGCGCGGGATGGGCGAGGTCCTCGTCCGCGCGTTCGGGTACACCGTCGCCGCCCGGTATCTGGACAACTCCGAGGAGATGGTCCGGGAGCGCTACTCCCACATCGAGGCCGGCGAGTTGGGCGACGTCGCCACCGAGGCGCTCGAGGAGATCGACTGA
- a CDS encoding ParA family protein — MLSYTVYSEAGGVGKTTLAANLAKAEARAGRDVLVIDFDTQEASLSYLLDVDENRSNKEADSLLRHMIDRPRGPFEDLVETSEGIDVVPAHNILEYASKHLQRRAEEAADFGESFNPNKQLLRVLKDAGVAEKYDTLIIDPPASPDIKLHNAIHATRHLVIPFEPSGKGYESVQGLDDIVAGLENNLDIEVGVLAIVPNRFEGLNTQKEFLAEIEAEGWEVPVTFRKRSSLLEGCWNEQCTAYRYIEEFRDRDREHELETLEKFDELAAYIRRQAEVPA; from the coding sequence ATGCTCTCTTACACGGTCTATAGCGAAGCGGGGGGCGTCGGAAAGACGACGCTCGCGGCGAACCTCGCGAAAGCCGAAGCACGAGCGGGCCGGGACGTCCTCGTCATCGACTTCGACACCCAGGAGGCGTCGCTGTCCTACCTGCTCGACGTGGACGAAAACCGCAGTAACAAGGAGGCTGACAGCCTGCTGCGGCACATGATCGACCGGCCACGAGGCCCGTTCGAGGATCTCGTGGAGACGAGCGAAGGGATCGACGTCGTCCCGGCGCACAACATCCTCGAGTACGCCTCGAAACACCTCCAGCGTCGGGCGGAAGAGGCCGCCGACTTCGGGGAATCGTTCAACCCGAACAAACAGCTGCTTCGGGTCCTCAAGGACGCCGGCGTCGCCGAGAAATACGACACGCTCATCATCGATCCGCCGGCCAGCCCCGACATCAAGCTGCACAACGCGATTCACGCCACGCGACACCTGGTGATCCCCTTCGAGCCCAGCGGGAAGGGGTACGAGTCGGTCCAGGGACTCGACGACATCGTCGCCGGACTCGAGAACAACCTGGACATCGAGGTCGGCGTCCTGGCGATCGTGCCCAACCGATTCGAGGGGCTCAACACCCAGAAGGAGTTCCTGGCGGAGATCGAAGCCGAGGGCTGGGAGGTGCCAGTGACCTTCCGCAAGCGGTCCTCGCTGCTCGAAGGGTGCTGGAACGAGCAATGTACCGCATATCGCTATATCGAGGAATTCCGCGATCGCGACCGGGAGCACGAACTGGAGACGCTGGAGAAGTTCGACGAGCTCGCGGCCTACATCCGCCGACAGGCGGAGGTGCCGGCATGA
- a CDS encoding HalOD1 output domain-containing protein: MRLRTTLTHALADVADVDVTVAERALFDRVDPAALDDLFAPSGRGRAAAGASLSFGIWTYAVTVRADGAIEVRDTRQPGPESTYSPHPR; encoded by the coding sequence GTGCGGTTGCGGACCACGCTCACGCACGCGCTCGCCGACGTTGCGGACGTCGACGTCACGGTCGCCGAGCGGGCGCTGTTCGACCGCGTCGACCCCGCGGCCTTGGACGACCTGTTCGCGCCCTCGGGCCGGGGACGGGCCGCGGCTGGCGCGTCGCTCTCCTTCGGCATCTGGACGTACGCGGTGACGGTCCGGGCCGACGGTGCGATCGAGGTCCGGGACACCCGGCAGCCTGGACCTGAAAGTACTTATTCGCCTCACCCGAGGTGA
- a CDS encoding CBS domain-containing protein has translation MSYQGDDPNRRRQRQQTGTPRQQPQSSGQQLPQSGGQQPPQSGGSQQPPAGQPSAQQQPTQQPPAQGYQQGRQGQQPTGYQQQQGTQPQPRTGQFGAQGAGAGHPQMPGQGGPQPPQARGRRARLSPATVEEVVSTDVVTAQRDTPVSTVAASMEKHDVGCVVVVEDDGETPVGVITDRKIALAIESTPDIGKRPAEELVSGDLLVGTMEMTVFEALDKLSEASVRRLPVVDEGGSLAGIVTLDDLIVVFGRGLGDVAEIIATQTMQ, from the coding sequence ATGAGCTATCAGGGAGACGACCCGAACAGACGACGGCAGCGACAGCAAACCGGAACGCCGCGCCAGCAGCCTCAGTCGAGCGGACAGCAGTTGCCGCAGTCGGGCGGACAGCAGCCGCCGCAGTCGGGCGGCTCACAGCAACCGCCCGCCGGACAGCCGTCGGCACAGCAACAGCCCACCCAGCAGCCCCCAGCCCAGGGGTACCAGCAGGGACGACAGGGACAGCAACCGACCGGATACCAGCAACAGCAAGGCACACAACCCCAGCCGAGAACCGGCCAGTTCGGTGCCCAGGGAGCGGGTGCCGGCCACCCGCAGATGCCCGGGCAGGGCGGGCCGCAGCCGCCACAGGCCAGGGGCCGGCGTGCACGGCTGAGTCCGGCGACTGTCGAGGAGGTCGTCAGCACCGACGTCGTCACCGCCCAGCGCGACACGCCCGTCTCCACGGTCGCGGCGTCGATGGAGAAACACGACGTGGGGTGCGTCGTGGTCGTCGAGGACGACGGCGAGACGCCGGTCGGCGTCATCACCGACCGCAAGATCGCGCTCGCGATCGAGTCGACCCCGGACATCGGGAAGCGGCCTGCGGAGGAACTCGTCTCCGGTGACCTGCTCGTCGGCACGATGGAGATGACGGTGTTCGAGGCGCTCGACAAACTGTCGGAAGCCAGCGTGCGCCGGCTCCCGGTCGTCGACGAGGGTGGCTCGCTCGCCGGGATCGTCACGCTCGACGACCTGATCGTCGTCTTCGGCCGTGGCCTCGGCGACGTCGCCGAGATCATCGCGACCCAGACGATGCAGTAG
- a CDS encoding PRC-barrel domain containing protein, translated as MATEITAEDEGKAVVRGNETVGRVVDVSQGTAYVDPNPDLTETIRSKLGWGDRNEADGYPLQEASIESVTDDEVRLRAGN; from the coding sequence ATGGCGACAGAGATCACGGCCGAAGACGAAGGGAAAGCAGTCGTTCGCGGGAACGAGACAGTCGGGCGCGTCGTCGACGTGAGCCAGGGAACGGCCTACGTCGACCCCAACCCGGACCTCACGGAGACCATCAGGTCGAAGCTGGGGTGGGGCGACCGGAACGAGGCAGACGGATACCCGCTCCAGGAGGCGAGCATCGAGTCGGTGACGGACGACGAGGTCCGCCTCCGGGCAGGGAACTGA
- a CDS encoding HalOD1 output domain-containing protein codes for MSNRNVSHSNHAVASRPVGHRQDPYVVHHEFGGPAELTTTLAHAVADVTGVDVTETGFTLNDYVDPDALDRLFAPKPDGSPRTNGHLSFSVWNCQVTVYSTGQIVVSQPQPQPQGGHAGPQ; via the coding sequence ATGAGTAATCGCAACGTGTCTCATTCCAATCACGCGGTCGCGTCGCGACCAGTCGGTCACAGGCAGGATCCGTACGTCGTCCACCACGAATTCGGCGGTCCGGCGGAGTTGACGACGACGCTGGCCCACGCGGTCGCCGACGTCACCGGGGTCGACGTGACCGAGACGGGCTTCACCCTCAACGACTACGTCGATCCGGACGCGCTCGACCGCCTGTTCGCCCCGAAACCGGACGGATCGCCCCGGACGAACGGCCATCTCAGTTTCTCGGTCTGGAACTGCCAGGTCACCGTCTACAGCACCGGGCAGATCGTCGTGAGCCAGCCCCAACCCCAGCCTCAGGGCGGGCATGCCGGCCCGCAGTAG
- a CDS encoding DUF7130 family rubredoxin-like protein, protein MSGRGETPESTEMNEVELSFGQTLYTEDGVSAGTIRGVEEGGVYLTVREGVESLSIEHARSGHAFGEAELMWRCTNCGEMGEIDGGLPGECPNCAVSKTDLMYWTED, encoded by the coding sequence ATGAGCGGCCGAGGTGAAACCCCCGAATCGACGGAGATGAACGAGGTCGAGCTCTCGTTCGGCCAGACGCTGTACACGGAAGACGGCGTCTCGGCCGGAACGATCCGCGGTGTCGAGGAGGGCGGCGTCTACCTGACGGTCCGGGAGGGCGTCGAGTCGTTGAGCATCGAGCACGCCCGCTCGGGCCACGCGTTCGGCGAGGCCGAGTTGATGTGGCGCTGTACCAACTGCGGGGAGATGGGCGAGATCGACGGGGGGCTCCCCGGTGAGTGCCCGAACTGCGCGGTCTCGAAGACGGACCTGATGTACTGGACCGAGGACTGA
- the dps gene encoding DNA starvation/stationary phase protection protein Dps, translating into MSQRHAIGQSQQYSNAVEQPTGSETGRQTQHAAGPEAGRSTQQAAGQTQPGTGVDQYDGQMFPTGNYLSEPIRRQSIETLTRALADATVLASHARYAHWNVKGMSFVGLHELFEEIAETFDEHVDALAERITALGGEALGTTRMAADRCTVPPFPQGVVTGPQFVEALAERLAVHDANLSGDIETATDAGDVDTADLLNELSRDVSQYLWFLEAHLQTQPIASSKTGNERPPITGQ; encoded by the coding sequence ATGAGCCAACGCCACGCGATCGGACAGTCCCAACAGTACAGCAACGCGGTCGAGCAGCCCACCGGTTCGGAGACCGGACGCCAGACGCAACACGCAGCCGGTCCGGAGGCCGGCCGATCGACGCAACAGGCCGCCGGGCAGACGCAACCCGGGACGGGCGTCGACCAGTACGACGGCCAGATGTTCCCGACGGGGAACTACCTGTCCGAGCCGATCCGACGCCAGAGCATAGAGACGCTCACCCGGGCGCTCGCCGACGCGACGGTCCTCGCCAGTCACGCGAGGTACGCACACTGGAACGTCAAGGGGATGTCCTTCGTCGGGCTCCACGAGCTGTTCGAGGAGATCGCGGAGACGTTCGACGAGCACGTCGACGCGCTGGCGGAACGGATCACGGCGCTGGGCGGCGAGGCGCTCGGGACCACGCGGATGGCGGCCGACCGCTGCACCGTCCCACCGTTCCCGCAGGGGGTCGTGACCGGCCCGCAGTTCGTGGAGGCGCTCGCCGAGCGGCTGGCCGTCCACGACGCCAACCTCAGCGGCGACATCGAGACGGCCACCGACGCCGGGGACGTCGACACCGCGGACCTCCTCAACGAACTCTCCCGTGACGTGAGCCAGTACCTGTGGTTCCTCGAGGCCCACCTCCAGACGCAGCCGATCGCATCGTCGAAGACCGGCAACGAGAGGCCCCCGATCACCGGCCAGTAG
- a CDS encoding DUF5789 family protein has protein sequence MTTEREMGLDFGDLEPALEDESYPLTNEELLAAHGDGEIEHAGGTVSLASVLDTQDEQSYESADEVKQSVLNMVGDEAIGRKFYSDRESNDTQIGYEDESF, from the coding sequence GTGACCACAGAGCGAGAGATGGGACTCGACTTCGGCGACCTGGAGCCGGCGCTGGAGGACGAGTCGTACCCGCTGACGAACGAGGAACTGCTCGCGGCCCACGGGGACGGCGAGATCGAACACGCCGGCGGGACGGTGTCGCTGGCGTCGGTGCTCGACACGCAGGACGAGCAGAGCTACGAGTCCGCCGACGAGGTCAAACAGAGCGTCCTCAACATGGTCGGCGACGAGGCCATCGGACGGAAGTTCTACAGCGACCGCGAGTCCAACGACACCCAGATCGGCTACGAGGACGAGTCGTTCTAG